ATGACTACTGGAGAAAAACAACTGGGTATCCTTGGAGGCACAGAGTAACTCTTTGGGGACAGTACCTGAAGAGACAGAATCCCCCTTTATCTGGAACCTTTCACCAAGACTTGGCGGACCACTTTGTGTCACTCAATTTCCTGTCCTTCAGAAGCTCCCTTTTTAAGCCCCAACTGGATTTTGATAGCCTTAGTGgaactccctgcctctgtctccaagtttAGCCCCATTTACTTCAGCCTGGGTCTCCGAAGTTCAAGTGTATATATCTGTCCACACAGCCCTGATTGACAAGTACAACGAAAATGTCTCATTCTTGTCTGGTTTGCATTTCATTGGGCAACAATATGCCTTGAAACTGCACAGGACAAAGACAAAACAcacttgttttaaagaaaaagaaaaggctcatTAGCAATATCTATCTGTTGAttctctattaatttttaaaggtatttagGGCTTATAAAGTATTTGCCAAATGACCAGACCATAGGGAAACCTGATGGAATCAGTAAAATCTGGAGCTCAAGAGAGTGTGTCCGCAGGTCCCAGAGTTGCTCAGCTCGGCCGCTGAAGCCAATTAAGAGCTTTATCTTAGCATAAAAATAAAGCCGGCTCGAAAACGcattctttccccctctttccctcccccttcatttttttattgccatttgctggggtttttttctttttaaaagatctggGACTCTGAAGAGAGGGTGGAGATTTATGTAAAGAAATTGTCgtttaccaggaaaaaaaaaaaaaaaaccctgcgaATAATGGTGAGTTTCAAGGACAGGTTCCAAGGAGGAATACTTTGTACTCcactggggagaggcaggggcacCAAATTCAGCGTCTTGGAATAATTCCCTTCCTGGATTCAAAGATTCATTTATTGAAATAAATCAGGAAGCATTGGCAGAACGGAAATCCGCTTGCTGGGTTTAAAGGGTCTTTAAAATGTTGTGAGTGTTAGATTGCAAgtcttttctaaatataaaacagaagaaaagaccGCAGTGTTTCCCTTGGACTTAAAGAAAATTGCTAGGTCTCCGACTTAGGATCATTTCGTGTCCgctacagaatttttaaaaatacagcataacAGAGTGTGCGGCAcatggtttgtttttgaggcgactgggaagaagggcaaagtgACTGAGGCTCTGAGTTCTATGGAGAAACCAGTTCTACCCCGTTGTCCCTCACAGCgggtctttttctcctcctcctcctcctcctcctcctcctcttccaagaTAGGTCCTACAAAGAATCAGACTCAAAGCTTTGCTCGTTTGGCAGTGATCAGcttctctgattttatttattgctttagatttgggtataaaaaaataaatcttttccccCTTTACTGTTTGAACTCAGTGTGAGGGAAAGGATCCTATTATATTTCCTATCCATGCAGACATGTGGATATTTAGACCAGACCACATACAACTGGGGGACACATAAAAGAGATTTATTGGTTAATTTAGGCTGCCTAATACACATGTAAACCCCAGTAAGCCAAAGTTGCTGAGGGAGCCTCGGTTATAGCGGAAAATAAGAACCACGACCCGGGTTCGAGTGGTCCTGCCCGACGCTAAGGTTCCTTTCTGcacctgggggaggaggagggggccaGGAGTAGGAACACGAACGCTTTCCACCTCTGGCCCTAGCTTCTGTGTAgggaaaattttgcttttttcaagTCACCACTTGGCTGGCTCTCAGACTCAGCTCCCCAAAGCTCTCTGTCCACCCCGCCCccactcctacccccacccccacccttacCNNNNNNNNNNNNNNNNNNNNNNNNNNNNNNNNNNNNNNNNNNNNNNNNNNNNNNNNNNNNNNNNNNNNNNNNNNNNNNNNNNNNNNNNNNNNNNNNNNNNCCCCTCCCCCCGCGCCCCACAAGTCCTTCCCAGAGTCTCCttccaaaaaacaagttgggagAGAAGCTGCAAGTCATGAGAAAAAGTTAACTTTTCTCTTGCCCAACAACACTGATTTGTGAGGCGCGGGGAGCTTTATTTTCTCCTGCAGGGACTGGCTACAGCTTGAGAGACACTGCTTTCCATCGCGATTAAGAGTCAAGGCTTCTCCTCCCCAAATATGCAAACTCTCACCCATACCAAGCACAACAGAATTGGAAATGGCCTTCCTGAGCCATGATGCTCAGAGTCCCCAGTCTCATCCTCTGGGGGTGTATCAGGAACCCCGAGCCTCACTGAGCAACTGCACTCTTAAGGGGCCTGGCTGCCCCGGGAAGAGCTCTTCGGCCCCGGTTTTGGCCTAGCTGAATCGCCTCAGGTCTGTCCCCTAACTAgaacttccccctccccctttcccacctTCCCACTTCTCGGTTGATGATCTAATTGAATTATGCCTTTTTGTTCCAGGGACTGCAGAGCACGTGCTGGAGGCAATTAATTATCGGAATGTGGCCGCATCAAAACGGACACTGGGTACCCGGTAGGTCAGCGGCGGCAACATCCCCTTGCCCTGCGTTCGAGACTACTCCCCCAAAAGAGGCATGCTAGTCCCCAGCTGCCAACTCTCTTCTACAGTCCCTTGCCTGGTTGCTTGCCCAGATTTCCTATCGTGCTAGACCCTCGCTTATCCGGGTATCTTCAGGGACTGCCGGGAAACACTTGCAGCCCCGGTGGCGGGACAGTCGCCTTCCCTCGATCTCCAAGCTCCCAGGATCGCTTTCTCCAGGATCCACTCATCGAGGGGatccaaacttttttttccaaGTAGTTACACGTCCTGGGATGGTAGGGGTGGGAAGAGATAGAGGAATGCTCAggaggaaattaagaaaaaataagtagTCCTCCCTTTTGCAAGCCTGACTCCACGGAATTCATTTGTATGATTTAAGCATATTCGTTATTCCCTAAAACTCCTTACCCTTTTCCCTCCCCCGCCctcggcaaaaaaaaaaaaactctttagaAGGAGGATAAAACCATTTTTTTGGAGAGGTAAGTTTCAGTAGATGCAATAATTTAAGTCAGCAGTGAACTCACCTTCCAATTTGGGGAGAGGGCTCTGGATGTGGAGGGAGATGGGGTGAATTTGATGTGAAGGGGTAACAACTATAAGATGTGTGCCAGGAGCATTTTCTCCCAGCAAACCAGAATAGAAGGTGAGGTGTTGGGCCAGATCAGGCAGATAGGGGCGCGAAAAGCTAAAAACTGCAGTTATACAGCTTGAGGCGGTCTCTCCTGGCGCCTCTGAACTTGGTCAGATGTTGTCTCCTATAGAGAGATGGCGGCTAGGTTGGGAGGCTGCCGCGAGGCACAGACTTTGGGGGCTCTGCCCTGCTCGGGATATGGCAATCACAGGCATCTCTCAGCCTTTTCTTCCCACTCACTCTCCTGCATCCTCTGCTAGTGCTTGGCCGGACAAATCATGGGTGGATTTATAACCCTGTTTATGGTCattttgttcagaaaaaaaaacctcgcACCAGGGGTAGAGTGGTGGGGTAAGAAGGCCACTCCAACACAATCCCCTGGAAAGTAATTCCTTAGGGAGTGACTGCTTCTTTGGGTCACTAGCTGCTTCGTCTGAGAAACAGGAGAGTAAAACCCAGTATGTTAAGAGGGGAGACAATTCCATGTCCCAGATTTCCTTTCCACTTTTGCGTTTCAAAACGTTAAAGATTCAACGCTTGCTGGTCATACGAAAACCAGTTCCTGTCTGATGTGTTTACTGCGTGTTTTGTGCACACAGGCCGTGTTCTTGCATATTTAGCACTAGTGAATGTTTTCTGCGATCTGTCTAGTATGTTCGCTgtgctgtttattttgtgttgataCTGTGTTGTCTGTGCTTACTTACGCGTGTTTCGCGAGGTGTGCTTGTTTTCCGCGTTTCGTTTGAGTTTCCTGCTGTTTGCTTAGGTTGTGTTATATATAGGATTGTTGTATTGTGTCTGTTGTATCTCGGGGCGGCGGCGGGGGTGGGATAGTGGTGGATGTTACTGAGTAGCAGCGAGTACAGCCGCTAATCACAGACCTTAAGGTCACATCCTGATTCCAAAGTACCGGAGGACGGCTCTGTGAGCAATCTTTCCTTCTAGTTTGGGCGCCTGACGACTGCCTCTAATTTGGAGCACAGGCAGGGAAGGAGCTGAACCGGCCTGGGTCGGGGATCTCCTAATGGGGTGTGGGGCGGAAGCCGCAGCCGGGCTAGGAACACGGGTCTGTCCCATTCCTGTAGGAATTTGTTCCGGGCACCTTCGGAGGGAAAATGTTCTAAAGGTGGGGAGGCGACAGGGTCCCAAGTGGGCACTGGAGTGTCTCCTGGACCGAAAAGGGGCGGCAGTGAGAATCTTATCGGGCCGAAGAGTTTCTTTAGCCTAAGCGGGTACAGAGCGTGCCAGGGGTGCTTGGGACGTGTTGGAGCAGGGCCAAGTCAGCGAGAGGCCCAGCTCTGTCCCGCCGCTCACCGAAGCCCAGCCCCAGTTCCCTACAGCCTCGCCAGCCCGGCGGAGCCCACACAGGGACGCTGGAGCAGCCGCCGCCTCACCTGCCAGGCGCTCCGCAGCTACCCAATCAGCTGTGGTCGCCCGCCAGCGGCTGCCATGTTCTCCGCTTCGCGCTGCCAATCAGTGTGCAATGGCCAATGGGCGGCAGGGCCGGAGGTCAGGTGATCGCAGGCCAGCTGGCTCCCCATTGGTGCGCGCTGCCCAGCCTCCCGCTCCGTTTATGTGCGAGGAGTGAGTGATTGACTTTATCAGTCCAAGGACATTACTCTGGAGGTGCAGAGGCTTGGACTGAGAGGCCAGCGGCGGGGTTCGAGCCTGCTTACTGCCGGCTGCCTTCCCGCTGGCCACGATCCACCTCCGCTACTTGGTGCAGTTGTGCCGGGAAGCCGGTACCCAAGGAGCCTTCTGGCCCCGTGGTTCTGCGCTCTTTAGTAGAGGAGGGGTGCCCGGGACAGGATTGACAAACCCCGCCCTCCActtattattttgcttatttttctttgtgcgCTCCGTTAGTTTGTTAAAGCAGATTTAGTCCTAGagtcttttctcctcccttctccccccctccttctctcccatctccctccccccaatcctttttctttccctcctccctcctgtccctctGCAGGAGCCTCTCGCAGCCAACGAAAGTTGCAGCTCCGGGTAGCGCCTAGGGGGTCTCCAGGCAGTGTTCAACCGCCGCCATCCCTCTCTGACTACAGTCCTTCGGGGATCTCCTTCGCCTGCACCCTCGCTCACTTCAGTCGGATCTTCTGTGTCCAGAACGCCCCATCTATGACGATGCTCCTGGATGGAGGCCCGCAGTTCCCTGGCCTGGGAGTGGGCAGCTTCGGTGCGCCGCGCCACCACGAAATGCCCAACCGCGAGCCGGCCGGCATGGGATTGAATCCCTTCGGGGACTCAACCCacgctgctgctgccgccgccgctgccgccgccttCAAGCTGAGCCCAGCCACAGCTCACGATCTGTCTTCGGGCCAGAGCTCAGCATTCACACCGCAGGGTTCAGGCTATGCCAACGCCCTgggccaccatcaccaccaccaccaccatcacgcCAGCCAGGTGCCCACCTACGGCGGTGCCGCCTCTGCCGCCTTCAACTCCACGCGCGACTTTCTGTTCCGTCAGCGTGGATCTGGGCTCAGCGAGGCAGCCTCCGGCGGCGGGCAACACGGGCTTTTCGCCGGCTCGGCTAGCAGTCTTCACGCTCCAGCTGGTATTCCTGAGCCTCCGGGCTACTTGCTCTTTCCTGGGCTTCATGAGCAGGGCGCTGGGCATCCGTCGCCCACAGGGCACGTGGACAACAACCAGGTTCATCTGGGGCTGCGCGGGGAGCTATTTGGCCGTGCTGACCCCTACCGCCCCGTGGCTAGCCCGCGCACGGACCCCTACGCGGCCACTGCGCAGTTTCCCAACTATAGCCCCATGAACATGAACATGGGCGTGAACGTGGCAGCCCACCACGGGCCAGGCGCCTTTTTCCGTTATATGAGGCAGCCCATCAAGCAGGAGCTGTCCTGTAAGTGGATCGAGGAAGCTCAGCTGAGCCGACCCAAGAAGAGCTGCGACCGGACCTTCAGCACCATGCACGAGTTGGTTACACATGTCACCATGGAGCATGTGGGGGGCCCGGAGCAGAACAACCACGTCTGTTATTGGGAGGAATGTCCCCGCGAGGGCAAGTCCTTCAAGGCGAAGTACAAACTGGTCAACCATATCCGAGTGCACACGGGCGAGAAGCCCTTCCCGTGTCCCTTCCCAGGCTGCGGGAAGATTTTTGCCCGCTCTGAGAACCTCAAGATCCACAAGAGGACCCACACAGGTAAGGGGAGCAGACAGGTGGGTGCGGGACTCCCCAGGGGCCTGCCACCAAGCGGTTTCCGAGCTGAGAGGGAAAGAGGGGTGGAGGCCAAGCAGAGGGGCGGCGCCCCGCCGAGGCCATTCAGTAAAGAAGCGCTGTCACACTGCCTCTCCACCCCTCACCCTCCGGGAACCTGCGGCGCTTTTGCCGAGTTCTAACTTCCCCAGCAGATTGCTGTGGTCTCAGGAACTAATTGGGACCTTCTCCGGCCAGGAACCAACTGGCGCCACctctttttgtgttcttttctggGTTACCAGGAAAAGACTCGGAAAGTGTTGGGAGTATATTGCTTAGCTCTCTGAACACATTCGAGGGAGGCAACCATAGAAATGCTAATGAAAACTAACTTTGGTTACTTCCGTTCTTTTTTACACTTGATTGGCACATCTCCTAATTAAATGAGTGATACTTTtgtcaaactattttttatttggaGTTTCAGGTTCAGTTTAGTCCTCCGGAGGAAAGCTAATGTAGAACAGGCACTCAGTTTCCGTGTTCAGTAATCTCTTTATAGAACTGGATGTAGCCCCTGGATTTATATAGTGTTCTCTTTCCGAAAATTAGTAAAACTTCCGGGCTTAGCAAAGTCTCTACATTTGAAAGAGGTAaatgaaaagacacaaagaagggGACGAATAGGACTGTCCCATCCCCGGCCCATTGTCCTGCCCAGCTTGGTCACACTGCCTAGGTGGTGGCATAATGTGCCGGCACATTGGGAGCCCTGGTTATTTTGGAGTGGAGCCACAACTTAGGGCAAGCTTGGGGGAATCTCTGAGGTTTCTTGTCCTGAGAGAACAAAGGGTTGATCAGGTTCTGGGCCGGCCCTACTCTACCCCTGCCTCAGATGAGCACTTCCCAACCCCAGGGAGCTCAGTCAATGCTCTGGGTTTTTCTCCGGGGAAAACAGATTCCTCATCCTTCCATAGACCGCGCTCCCCTCCACGGAAAGACCACTGGACGCTTCATCTCTCCCTGAAACACTCTGAGAAGTTTCGGGCTCTAACTGTATGCTCTCCCTCCCCGTTTTGTTATTTTTGCCGTTTTGCAGGTGAGAAACCTTTCAAATGTGAATTCGAAGGCTGTGACAGACGGTTTGCCAACAGCAGCGACCGCAAgaagcacatgcatgtgcacacctcGGATAAGCCCTATATCTGCAAAGTGTGCGACAAGTCCTACACGCACCCGAGCTCCCTGCGCAAACACATGAAGGTAATTACCTCTTTATTAGCGGTCGGCGGTTTGTAAACATTCGGCCCGACACCGGGCAGCAGAACGGAAGCTACCAACCCTCTATCTTCCACGTTAAATCCGATTTGCTCCAGCACTGACACCTTGAACCCATTTTGAGGATGCGGGTAGAGGGGGGTGAGAAAGGGAGAGTAGAGTTGGGAGGGGGACAGTGGAGGGAAcaatccgttttttttttttttttacggggAAGCTCTAACCGAGCTCGCCAGGGCTTGGGGCTTCAGTGGCCACTTCATCATATCTCAGCCCACTGTGGACGAGTGGACGTGCCGAACCCGGGAGGGTCATTCGTTTCCTCCTCGGCTTCCAATAAAACAATAGGGCCGAGGAGCACAGTCCAATTCAAACACATTTGTGTGGAAATCATAGCACCCAGTCCCCACCCACCCCTGTGCCGCTCAATCTCTATACCTGCTTTCCCAGGCCGAAATCTGGAAGTGAAATCTGGAGCGACTATTTTATAGGGCCCGCAGAATTACTGCTTGCCCACTCCTTCCACAGAGAAAGCATGGTTGAAGTGGCACGACTAAAATGgcactctttattctttttccagCCCGGTTTTTTGGTGGAATTGCTAGGGGTAACTTAGGCATCAGTAATAAAGGGGGGGGTGGGAATCATCCTGTTTCTCTTATAAGAGGGTCAGTGGGGAATTGCTCTTAAAGTATTCAAATCTgctcttgttgttgtttggggtttttatttctgtttgctttcacATTGCCATGTagaattatattcattataatatatacatgttaaTTTTAGGTTCATGAATCTCAAGGGTCAGATTCCTCCCCTGCTGCCAGTTCAGGCTATGAATCTTCCACTCCACCCGCTATAGCTTCTGCAAACAGTAAAGATACCACTAAAACCCCTTCTGCAGTTCAAACTAGCACCAGCCACAATCCTGGACTTCCTCCCAATTTTAACGAATGGTACGTCTGAGGACAgccaaaatgcattttaaaaagaaaactgagaccaATCAGATGGAGATGGAGTTTTAAAGCAAGAGGCCATACATAGGGCTACATCTTGGTAATTGCGATTGTTCAGGAAGGTTTGGGGCAAATCCAAAAGTAGCCATGCCCTTTTCTCAGGACTAGGAAGTACATTTTGGCatctgaaggattttttttacaaaatctttTCACTGCTTGTCCTGTCCCTTCCTCTTGCTCTCTGTACACCCCGTTCTGAAACTTCTTCAAATCACTTTAACACTTGTCCTGTTTCCTGAGGAAGTTATTGAAggcttggtggtggtgatggtaaacTGATGGAAATTC
This is a stretch of genomic DNA from Microtus ochrogaster isolate Prairie Vole_2 chromosome X, MicOch1.0, whole genome shotgun sequence. It encodes these proteins:
- the Zic3 gene encoding zinc finger protein ZIC 3; this encodes MWPHQNGHWVPGASRSQRKLQLRVAPRGSPGSVQPPPSLSDYSPSGISFACTLAHFSRIFCVQNAPSMTMLLDGGPQFPGLGVGSFGAPRHHEMPNREPAGMGLNPFGDSTHAAAAAAAAAAFKLSPATAHDLSSGQSSAFTPQGSGYANALGHHHHHHHHHASQVPTYGGAASAAFNSTRDFLFRQRGSGLSEAASGGGQHGLFAGSASSLHAPAGIPEPPGYLLFPGLHEQGAGHPSPTGHVDNNQVHLGLRGELFGRADPYRPVASPRTDPYAATAQFPNYSPMNMNMGVNVAAHHGPGAFFRYMRQPIKQELSCKWIEEAQLSRPKKSCDRTFSTMHELVTHVTMEHVGGPEQNNHVCYWEECPREGKSFKAKYKLVNHIRVHTGEKPFPCPFPGCGKIFARSENLKIHKRTHTGEKPFKCEFEGCDRRFANSSDRKKHMHVHTSDKPYICKVCDKSYTHPSSLRKHMKVHESQGSDSSPAASSGYESSTPPAIASANSKDTTKTPSAVQTSTSHNPGLPPNFNEWYV